The segment ATGGAGGAACATGGGATAATTTATTATGATTATTAAAACAAAGATGTAGACTTTAATTGTTGTCTCATTGATTATCTATCTATGCTTAAGTTCCTTTCTTATACATGATTGAATGCTCAATTGCAAATCCTTAGAGTTAAAATGAGAGATGGGCTTGTATTTATATCCAACTTACACCTTTCCAAATTTAGTTTTTGGGGAATGTTGATATGGGAGGACAACTTCATGTTACTTGCATAGATGATATTCATAATTCAAAATTTGGTTCCAATCTACTTGGACATGGGCACTAGGAACCCTAATCAATGACAAGGGTGTTGGGTACCCAAGTACTAGTAGCTTCAAGTAGAAAAAAGGTCGTGACTAGGAGATTGGACCAAGTTACCAAACATAGTCCCAAAATTAAgtacaataaaaaattaattaaccaCAACCACCAAAATGGGTCCAAtgtgagtgtgaaattgtaaacagatacaatgctacacaaaataaaTGTACACATCAAGTCCACAATCTTTTTTTGATTACCAGACTAATGCATACCATTATATAGTATAAACTTTCAATTACATGAATAATTTAAAGATTCATAATTGAAGATGATAAGCCCATAATATGTATTAGAAATGTATTTTCTTGGTAAAGATTAAAATAGGTTTATAATTTCATGTGATTGATAGCTATTAAACACAACAACATGAAAATTAATGTAGCCTTAAGAATACAAATGAACCATATTTATGCACTAAaattatatctatatacatatatttaatatattctctagaaattcaataaataaaataaagaaagataaaatTTGAAACACATATTAATAGCTTGTGGGAGTAATAAATTGAGTACACTTTTAGTGGAAGTCTTGCAAGGAAGGAAAATATTGCTAGTAACCAATAGCCAATTTATTAAAAATAGGTACTAGTTTAGCAATGTAATCCCAAACCTAGATTTGCATCTTTACTAAATGGGTAATAATAATGGTTTGATTTAACATTACTAAATAGGTGTGCATTACAAACATATACCCATTTCGATATGGGTCCATGTTTCTTGAAGGTGTTAATTTTTTTCTCCTTtcaattttatattttgttttcacATGGAATGGATGACTAGAAAATATTCTTGAGAATGGGTACAAACATCAAGTAAcctctttaatatttttttttctccTCATTCCATGAGAGATAATTTTCTTTGTTCCTAGGTTGGTAGATTTCTCATTTACATGTTTGTATGTATatcttttaattctaaatttagattttattttcaaataaaaattcTAAACCAAAAAATTTCCAAACATAGCTTTAACACTTGAATCAACTCTTGATAGTATGTTTCAAGAtataatcttctaatttcaatattCTACAAGatgaaaaaatatcaaaatgaaACTCTTGTCAAGATAAAACTAGTGATTATGACATTAGATGCATAACCATGGAAAAATAAAGCACATGATACTCAAAGATCAATATATAAAACATGACATATACAAATATCTATAAAAATAAGGAAGTTGCAATACCTTGCAATATTAAAGTTAGATAAAAACGATAAAATCTTGCAAAATATATAAGTACAATAACATGGCTTGAGATTGAGTAGGGTATTAGTGGATCCTATTGTGTCAAGTATTTCTAATCAATTAGAAATAGTGGGCTATAAACATAGCTTAAACATTAACAATAAGGGATAGATTTTAATTTTCATGGTGCAACATTTTATTCATCTTGATATTGAATTTGTGTCTAAAAATAATAGTAGTCACACATTCCTTATGGATATTGTTAGTTGAGGATCCTCTCCTTGTGTGAAACAAAAAGGTTTGATTTAAATCTTTTATATCAAAGATCGAAGACACAACAACACATTGTGCAATATGCCTAAGGAATTTTTATGCCAATATCACACTCACACATTATCCTTTAAAAATAATGCAATGTTTAATATGGTTCTCTCTTGACTTATGGATGGTAGATAATGACTTATGGCTTGCCATTTTATACAACATTCTAATGCATAAATGATCACGTTTTGTGCATTAAGAAATATTTAAGGTCATTTGTGTATCAAGCATATTTAGACCAAGTTTGTTTATTTGCATGAAGATGACCCAAGTAAGAAAAATGACAAAATGTATGTTGAGTTCATATTCTTCAGATTattgaagagagaatcaaactagACTCCAACTTTTTACCAACATTCACTCAAAAATGTAACACTCATAAACACACAACCTTCCTTTTTACATGCTCTCTAACTAACaatctataccaaaatcatattaaATAAACTTATTCCCTTTCCCATTAATATTAAAGTCATATATTGAGTCACATTTATATAGCGATTTAGCAAAAACCATATACATATAATAATAGCATATCTCCTATTGAAACTCATAAATAAAAATAAGAACTCTTTCCTTTGTCGCCCACCTTTATTATTATTGGATGTATATAACATTGTTTCTATttaactagtatacttatattttataaatgaaatTTGTGCAAGGACgtcgagagatatcaaatttaaaaaaatttcaccTTTAGCACACATTAATTAATCTCATATGGTtaaatatttattagaatttagtcttaccttttaacatagattaattagttTTGTATCGTAAATTTTTATTAGAATTCagtcttattttagaatatgaaatgatttgtttggaaaaaaaaaatagaagtttcttttaaattacAAGTTCCCtttaattttagattttaaaaaaataaaaaatagaggttTCTTTAAAATCtacatttaaaaacataattttttaaattagattttttttgtttaataaaattataagtttttttttaatgtagatttaaaaatataattttttaatttaataaataataataagttgCTTTAtaatttagatttgtttcttttaaatctagatttaaattttttttgtatttaataaataataataataatagacagTTGCTTTTTAGTTTAAATAagtctttaacttatttttaaattatcccctctagtcataataaataataataattgaaagtttctttttaatttagattttagtctttaaaATATTTCTAAATTTCTAGTCATTAAAATTATACTGATAAAAAAGATGGATGGATGTCAATGGAGTATTACGCCTCTcgtataataataatttttttttcgtATCATTGACGTCCTGCAGTTTTGAAACTGGTTCAACCGCAGCCTAATAATATGGACACTCATTTTAAAAGGAAAGTAAGCCGCAATCAATAGTTCAAAACATTCAACTTAAACAGTAAGCCGCAATCAATCTTTCAAAACATTCAACTTAAACATATAAATCTAAATGAACTCGCTTTACGATTACTTCTTTcctgattaatttattttttaaagaattGTATGCGAATGGCTGTCAAACATCGAACCACCGCAACCTCTTTGATTAGGGATTCGGTGGCGATGTCTAAACCCAAATTAGGAAACAAGGTTTATTGTCTCTAAAAGTCACGTTTGGCGGTGCTTAGTATAAATTTGACGGAAGTAGTAAGAGTTATCGCAAAGGGCAGATGCCATGACAATACATTTGGGTGCGGATGGTGGGAACTGGTCAGTGCTCACTGCCACATGGCAAAACGGCGAACGACCACACAGAAGAAGAAAAAGGTTTGAAGAAGCCAGTGCAGTAGCTAGCGGGTCAAGGTTTGAAATGCACAAACGGAGCGATTCACTGGGGTAGCTTTTGAACTGGGCGAAGCATTAATGATTCCAGTTTGTTTGTAACGTGAGACAAAAGTGGGGAATCGATGCACACAGCTGGAAGTGGTAGACGCCCAATACAAGGCAGGCACATGAGCAAGATTCTCCTAGTCAATTGCCTGTAATTCATGGGAGGTTCAAAGAGTCCTTGAACTCGAAAGTTTGACTGCCTGAACAAATATCTCAGGTTGGTTTTACAAGGCCTATAAAAAGAGTGGGAGGTTTGAATGAATAGGAATGAGGAAAGCGGGTGGTCAATAGTGAGCTGCCGTGAGGTAAAGGAAGCGGTATTAGCTATCGGCCACACCGTGAAATTTGAATATGGATTTGGGTATGGGATGGCTTGTGTTTATGGGATTGCAGGTGATGTTATTTATATCAGCGAGGGGTAGTGAAGCACATTCAGTGCACAGCCATAAGTGGAAGATCGATTACCTGGAGTGGTCACCTGACTGTGTGAAAGAGACGGCGATCGCCATAAACGGGCAGTACCCAGGACCGGCAATCAAAGCCCAAGTGGGGGACATCATTGTAGTGGAAGTGGAGAATCTATTGCCAACAGAGAATGTGGTCATTCACTGGCATGGCATTCATCAGGTAAGCTGCTTCTAAGTTCGGCACAAGCCATTGTCTATGttaaaacaagttttttttttcaaCTAATTATTAAACATGGTCAATGGTAAATTTTGGGTGCTCGCTAGACGTTGCCTAATGTCTGTAGGGTATCTCTTGGAAATTATGTCACTGCTAGTCGGTGAATGCTAACAATAGCCGATGTGCAGATTGGAACTCCATGGAACGACGGAACGGCGTCCGTATCACAATGTCCCATCTTCGCCGGCGAGACTTACAACTATACCTTCGTTGTAGACATGGTATAGCAGTAAATGTGAATGCTTTCGTTTTAATAATGATTTTGAGTGTTAATTAAAGGCCCAGCTTGGTGATATTAATATTGAATGTAATGCAGCCGGGGACGTACTTCTATCATGGCCACTACGGGCTGCAGCGGACGGCAGGTCTGTATGGATGGTTGATAGTGGATGCGGCGGAGGAGGAACCTTTCTCCTACGATGGAGAGCTGAGAATACTGTTGAATGATCAGTGGCACCAGAGCGTGTACGAGCAATCATATGGTCTCTCTTCCCGCCCCATGCACTGGGTCGGGGAGCCTCAGGTATTTCAACTGCACCTTATTCTCAGTTACGCATTTGACATTTTATTTTCTGCTCCCTTATGCTGAATTGATTTGAGTTCCACAAATGCCAGTCTCTCCTAATGGAGGGAAAAGGAAAATTCAATTGCTCGAAGCCAGGAAGAGGAGACTGTAACCCCAGCAATCCACAATGCTCGCCCACCCTTCTTCCAGTGAAGAGTGGCAGCACGTACCGTCTACGCATTGCCAGCGTGGCATCCTTGTCGTCGCTCAACTTCATCATTCAGGTAAAACAAAGAATTCTATGCTTCTTCTCTTTCTTATCCATCGCCATCGCCTGCTTTTgaatatgataatgatgatgatgaatggTACAATTACAGGGTCACAAGATGACGGTGGTAGAGGCAGACGGGCATTATGTGGAACCCGTCGAGGTGGACAACCTGGACGTGTATTCCGGAGAATCATATTCCGTTCTGCTAAAAGCAAACCAGGACCCTTCTCGCAACTACTGGTCAGGAGTGAACGTGAGAAGCAGGGTGCCCATGACGCCCACCGGACTGTCGATCCTCAACTATGTTCCCAACCCCTCCACCAAGCTCCCCGTTGGTGCGCCTCCCTCAAGCCCACCCTGGAACGACTTTACCTACAGCAAAGATCTGGCCAAAAAATATGTGGCGCTCAAAGGAGTGGAAAAGCCTCCCCCTCTGCGATTGGACAGGCAGCTGCTCTTACTGAACACACAGAACTACATAAACGGGGCCATAAAGTGGGCGATCAACAACATTTCGTTCGTGCCTCCTCCCACTCCCTACTTGGTCGCCATGAAATACAATATCAAGGGTGCCTACGACACTGCCCCGCCACCCGAAAGCTACGACGCTACCAGCTACAACATTTTTCTTCCTCCTCCCAACACTAACGCCAAAGCGGGGAATGGCGCCTACGTCTTCAATTTAAGCTCCGTTGTGGATGTGATTCTGCAGAACGCCAATACCCTCTTTCCCAATCACTCCGAGGTCCATCCATGGCATATGCATGGCCACGACTGCTGGATTCTTGGCTACGGAGAAGGCGCATTCGATCCTCGGAAGGATCCCCAAACATTCAACCTTGTCAATCCTCCCCTTCGTAACACAGTGCCCTTGTTTCCATACGGATGGACGGCCGTCCGATTTGTAGCGGATAATCCTGGTGCATGGCTTTTCCATTGCCATTTGGAGGCCCATTTGTTTATGGGAATGGGCATCATCTTTGCAGAGGGTATAGACAAAGTCGGGACAATACCGACATCCACCATGGGATGTGGTCTCACGAAAGGATCTAAATACTAGACAAAGCCTAGCATTTCTTCATTTTGCCTCTGTATCTTGTTCTCTTCCGTATACGAGTAATGATATTCCAAGTTTTGTGTTTCTAACACTGATTTTTCTGCCATTTAAATTGTAGAAATGAAGTAGAGatgattaagttttattttttaaatcatgtGATTATGTGATTTCCTGtcttgagttttccacgtataaattctagtgttatgtggtgtattgTATTTTTGTTTATTGATCATCTCAATCATGCACATTAGTTATGTTATGTTGATGGTTTTTTAAAAGTTCTAATAGATTAAGGGaaatactgattcatccctcccctctcagtattatagatgttcaacaattggtattagagcaatctCCTTTAGAAGAGTCTAATAACTTGAAGGAGATCCAAAAAGTTGGACATATGGTGCCtagatctactttggatcatgatagATACCTTGATTTAAATGGAGAACTTATAACTACTCTTGACGACCTTGAgaatgttgaaaatgaaaataaaaatctaaaagaaaattttCAATTGGCAAATGAATGCATTAGAAAATTAAGAGAGCAAATTAGAAAATTTAGTTGGGAAATGAATGCATCAGAAAATGAAAGCTTGAACAATAAGTCACAACTCTAAAAGTGGATCTGGAGTAATCAAGGAAATAAAATGATAAAGTTAAAATGAGTTCAGATAAGCTTCATAAGATGTTAGTTGTGCAAAGGTCTTCGATAAACAAAAATGTCTTTaggatttgaaattggtgaaatcTTATAATGCAAGATATAAAGAAAAGAAGGTCCACCTTGTTaatgaaggtgtttatccttgacATGGGTCTCTCTCTTCCTTAAGATATAACATGACAATATTCTTACATCTTAAGGGGGGGAAGTTAAGGCCTCCTTATTTCCTATAATGTTGATTGATGTACCCCCAAAATTGTATTGTTGTGTTGCATAGTGCCCCTAAGGTGTGGTTACCAATCCATCTCTAGTAACTTTCATGGAATATAAACTTTGTTTTGATAATTTGGTGTAGCATGGCTTACTAGTTTGATCCCTCTAAACATTGATGATCTATGGATAATATAGCATAATGCAACTTGCTAGCCATTGGTATCCATATGAGTCATTTCAATCTTCTAGCATTATACAACTTGCCAGATCGATCCCTTTATTAAACATAACTAATACTCCCTAAAGTGTTGGTCAACAATTTATAGTGAGgcttgttagacaactcaaataaccaaaggacaactgagagtgagggctgaatcagttgtcaataaattacaaaactttaagcattcaaatccttattaccaaaacacataaacccaatcttggaatgcataaaccaaataccagaataactgatatagcaattaaacataaacataaatcacagaacagacaccatccatctagaacacatgacaccaagatttgtatgtggaaaacccgataaagggaaaaaccatagtgggaagcctacccatagtcagataatacttctgcagtaagtatgtgattataaaatGAGGGGCCTAGACATGCAGGAAGTCCAATAGCCtaaagcgcactactcatcacaaaagtagcctcactgactacaaaataaatccagaaagaagagtgaactataaagataacatcttctatgtctgagtatagttttggttaagcccagtactagaggtcttaaacctctcttaccaacccaatttgataacctatgatcaaccaaaaatattgcatatgaTTGCAATATTATTCGCACACAGTTAATCGCATAACCAGCCCGTAAACATAATCCCATGAtttataaagagatcttacatcatttttataccaactcgggacctaaaaaattagggcgaccacctaaaagataatacaataaattcataacataaaacctgcaatccaatgatcaaccaagtcagcgtatgactaaaacaacataatccaatcaatgaatccatccgATAATGCATTGGGATCACCCATAAACATGTTacataagtcggtccataacctagcagaataagacatCATTAGGTCTagaccaaatccaacaccaccgatcaataggaacacaaacaagataaccaacaacatctcgaaAGACATTTAGAATCTgagccaacaccacttatcacatgcatcaaaagaaattcaacaaagctttgtcggtaaaacccttaccggtgaccaaaaggcttactagaacaaattatagtatctgagtcatcaaatcctgaaccaactaatcatgatatgcatgtaaatagcatgaatgaaatatccaaatcaatttgacaaaccaaagcataccggagcatactggatcaatatcataatccaaccactctacctgAACCAACCTGGAaatcagtaaacaaccaaaataaccagtgttgccatcaatgacaaaacatcaatgcaacacataatcaattcctccaaattgccaacaatctctccctttggcattgatggcaacactagatgtgaaaaacatccaagtgccaagaaataccaaagaagtctccccctatggaagacaaccaagaatctcccataaaatgatatagcaatgaagctctaaaccaaactattagacagttcagataaatGGAAGACAacagagagggagggggtgaatcagttgtcagagaTTACAACAACATTTTGtaattaaactttaatactagaacccaaaataataataccagaatagcagctaatcaattaagcataaacaataatcacaaaataaaaaccatctacacaacaccaagatttgtacatgcaaaacccggtaaagggaaaaaccactgtgggaagcctacccacagttagataatacttttgcagtaagtattggaatacaatgaacccaagaacattGAGATAGAGGGTTGAATCAATATTCTGccgataacacaagattttaaccttttataatatacacatataaaccggtaaaataaGAAACATATAACATAAAGTAAATAAACCAGCTACAtggatgaacaccataacacactgaatttatatgtggaaaacctcaaagaggaaaaaccacagtgggatttgtgacccataatatcaattcactggtcatatgaaagataatacatagcatgggggcctgcacatgtgcacatgcaggaaggcacactgatcaacacaaaagagtctcactgtcTACAAGCTTCTCTAGAAATAAGACAGTACTAGTGAATtgacaaaatgcatctgcaatgccaaaaagagttttggttaaaaCTTTATCCTATACTGgctcataaaccctaaaccttctacaggtatctcctcttcctccaagaatgctttgcaaactatctactaatcatagcatgatattacatttgccTGCAAAATGagctacatacatatccttcgcatcacacagTTCTGCTACCATGTCATACACAATGTCCTATTGTATCTTCATCAAAAAGACAcaacaaactgacttatatacccttacaaacaatatgtcttatgTCGGCCTATAGTACAAAAGATATTCCATGTCGGCCTtacacaataattacaaaataattttacaataaaaaaatttggatgcagactgatgtcagcttcactAAAATGTTGGATGTCAGTGCcggtgatgaccctaaatactcaaTGTCATTATCTACTAGTCTATGCCTCAAAATGCCGATAtgtgccttcaatagaatcttattgccatcaatgacaacatatgattccaataagtgtcaattgccaacaatctccccctttggcattgatgtcaacactcatgtgaaaaatggattccctgtcggttcaactgaaaaatgaatcatgctccccctgagctgattgacccTGTCAGCAATATACTCTGCCTATCCTCCCTTAGGATTACATACATATTATTCACATACATAAACTCCCCCTTGGCATCAATGCCAGAGacaggtgaaagaattgaaagaataattatagattattttaccggagcttgaccattCTCAAAATTTTCGGGTAatctttctctagcaactgtacatagggtatcccaaccagttttgagtgttccagatatggatacaagtccactcagtaaatgtgctagtgtttctttctcaatgacttctatcggtgtgggctttgcaagcatatccatacattctttcttatgtacaccaagtaatccaatcttggactcaccaaacctttaaGATGCCTTActctccgaatgatcttgtctctttccttttcaaaataaaaaacttGGTTCtacaaagtcaaaatttgtccatcaatggaaattgtaagtgaagttagtccatcaaaaaaattaacaatattagctatcttttcatgtaattcctttaacctctgatctacattagttgtaagaattTGTATATTAAAAGAGACcatgtagatgttagtacactgttacaaataattttcaatgagtacaagtttctcttcaactttcctcttcttTGTCACAATAATATGGTCAAAAGCATCTTTgttggccagagtaaatctttcaagtgccttCTTGTCAAAAATctgctgcaatgattgaaagtttttaaatATAGGCTCTGTTAGTGCCTTAAGCCtaccggaagggcttgcttcattttcaacaatacaatcaggaatcaatttatgcaaaaccgttattgattgatttattattcctttgtctatagatccctccttcattagcttttgagtagccatcatcattagctccgtgggactcatctctgtaatTGATTTCTtgtcaacttgagaagtgtcaattgccaaatgtTTTGCTGGGGAATCTATTGTCGATttagtctccttttccttatcttccttATCCACTATCGGTGaatctcttttctcctcctctaatgtaccggtggctttgccacttggtacaGTATTAGTTACTTCTggtggattattatccacaatattatctgtaacctatacattatctatattacctttTCCAGACTGTACAAATGTATTTTCTACCAGTTTAGTTTGTGCACTCTCATTAGTTTTGGGTTTGAATGCTGGTTCACTCAAAATTTCAACTGAACTtttcaaaattcctttccctttagatttgtctgaaatggtgggagttgttgccttcgaaaattcttcttgagaggagagaaaatcaggattcttttggaagaatttagtccAACCATCTATGGTCTCATTTaatatctcattgactctacccatcattaggcctatttgttaggttttgctgctaaagactgttctattagcaacatctatacatattttcatttgctcattatttatagagccacacatattcaaaagttcaacttctttgatttctttgtccCTCCTAATTGGATCtaatctctttgcatctaacttattgtacaatggtaagagaatttccttcaaaatatctaccaaagccttcttatatatgtctaaatataacaaaattgcttcttctattttatttttctcattatcttctaaatcttcatagaaatttgacatgttcttcaacattccatctttatttatctcatcaatcaattctgcACAAGTGATTGGGGGATGATGGAAATgctaccagattcaattgcttcatctaccGCACTATTTTTATTCTTTCTAGGAGTTGCAGGAGCAGATGGAGCAGGATGCCTATCCTTTGTTGAAGGTGTGGGtgcagtt is part of the Cryptomeria japonica chromosome 10, Sugi_1.0, whole genome shotgun sequence genome and harbors:
- the LOC131859217 gene encoding L-ascorbate oxidase-like, whose translation is MEGKGKFNCSKPGRGDCNPSNPQCSPTLLPVKSGSTYRLRIASVASLSSLNFIIQGHKMTVVEADGHYVEPVEVDNLDVYSGESYSVLLKANQDPSRNYWSGVNVRSRVPMTPTGLSILNYVPNPSTKLPVGAPPSSPPWNDFTYSKDLAKKYVALKGVEKPPPLRLDRQLLLLNTQNYINGAIKWAINNISFVPPPTPYLVAMKYNIKGAYDTAPPPESYDATSYNIFLPPPNTNAKAGNGAYVFNLSSVVDVILQNANTLFPNHSEVHPWHMHGHDCWILGYGEGAFDPRKDPQTFNLVNPPLRNTVPLFPYGWTAVRFVADNPGAWLFHCHLEAHLFMGMGIIFAEGIDKVGTIPTSTMGCGLTKGSKY
- the LOC131027005 gene encoding L-ascorbate oxidase-like, whose translation is MDLGMGWLVFMGLQVMLFISARGSEAHSVHSHKWKIDYLEWSPDCVKETAIAINGQYPGPAIKAQVGDIIVVEVENLLPTENVVIHWHGIHQIGTPWNDGTASVSQCPIFAGETYNYTFVVDMPGTYFYHGHYGLQRTAGLYGWLIVDAAEEEPFSYDGELRILLNDQWHQSVYEQSYGLSSRPMHWVGEPQVFQLHLILSYAFDILFSAPLC